One Paenibacillus sp. SYP-B4298 genomic window, CCCAGAAGGGCAGACATGCTGCGGGCAGATGGCATTTAACAGCGGGTACCAGGATGAAGCGCGCGAGGTAGCCAAAACACTCATTCGGGCGTTCGAGCACAGCGAATATGTCGTCTCGCCGTCAGGGTCATGCAATGGCATGATTCACCATTATTATCCTCATCTGTTCAAGGATGACCCGGTGTGGGAGCCGAAGGTGCAGGCATTGATTCATAAAACCTATGAATTTTCGCAATTTCTGGTGCAGGTGCTCCGTGTCACCGACCTGGGTGCAACCTTCCCGCATAAAGTGACCTATCATCCGTCCTGTCATGCGACCCGTCTGCTCGGAATTCAGGAGGAGCCGCTGCAACTGCTCGCCCATGTGAAGGGCGCCGAGTTTGTAGAGCTGCCTGCGAAGGAGGATTGCTGCGGGTTCGGCGGTACGTTCTCAGTGAAGATGTCAGATATGTCCGAAGCGATGGTATGTGAGAAGGCCGCCAACATATGCAGCACGGGGGCAGAGGTGCTTGTTGGCTCGGATATGGGCTGTCTGATGAGCATCGGGGGGCGACTGAATAAGGAAGGACGTCCGATACGGGTGATGCATCTGGCTCAACTGCTGGAGGAAGGGAGGAAGGCGTAATGAGTGCAGGGGGGCATGGATCAGCACTGGATGAACGGATCGGCTCGGGGCTGAAGGAGCGGACACGGCAGGCGCTTGGGGACGAATATTTGCGCAAGGCGGTTGCCTATACGACGAATAAGCTCAAGACCGGCAGGCTGCAGGCGATGGATATGTTCGGCGACTGGGAGGCCTGGCGCGAGCGCGGTCGGGCGATCCGGGAGCATACGATTAACCATCTCGACTACTATTTGTCGCAGTTTGCGGACAATGTGACGAAGCGGGGCGGCAACGTCTATTTTTGCGGCGGGGCATCGGATGCTGTCAGCACGTTCATGGAGATTGCGGGCAAGCATCAGGCAAAGCTGGTAGCCAAGGGCAAATCGATGGTATCTGAGGAGATTCATCTGAACCACCATCTGGAGCATCATGAGATGGAAGCCATTGAGACCGATCTGGGTGAATATATCCTGCAACTGGCGAAGGAGACGCCCTCTCATCTGATCATTCCGGCTATTCACAAGAACAAGCAGCAGATTGCCACGCTGTTTACGGAGGCATCGGGTCAGCATTTTGAGCCGGAGACGAAGGTGCTGGCAGAGTATGCGCGCAAGAAGCTGCGCAATTATTTTCTGGAGGCGGACATTGGGCTGACGGGCTGCAACTTCGGTGTAGCGGAGACAGGCTCGATCACTCTGGTTGAAAATGAAGGCAATGGACGCATGGTGTCGACCGTGCCGAAGGTGCATGTCGTCGTCATGGGGATGGAGCGGCTCGTGCCGACGATGGAGGATCTGGAGGTCGTGCTCAATATGCTGGCGCGCAGCGCCACCGGACAGAAGCTGACCACCTACACCTCGCTCATTACCGGACCGAGGCGACCGGAGGATCTGGATGGGCCGGAGGAGCTGCATGTCATCATTCTGGATAACGGACGTTCCCAGCAGTTGGGCGATCCGATCTTTCAGGAGGTATTGCATTGCATCCGCTGTGCGGCTTGTCTCAATGTATGTCCGGTCTATCGTCATGTTGGCGGGCATACCTATGGCACGACCTACAGCGGGCCGATTGGAGCGGTGCTGACGCCATTGATCCAACAGGATATGAAGGAAGCGGGGACGCTGTCCTATGCGTCAAGCCTGTGCGGGGCATGCTATGAGGCTTGCCCGATGAAGATTCCGTTGCATGATATGCTCGTTCATCTGCGCCACCGCAAGGTGAAGATGAAGCTAACCTCACTACCGGAGCGGATCGCCTTCAAGTCGTATCAGACCGTATTCGGCAATATCACACTGTTCAAGCTGGCGACGAAGATAGGCTACTACTTGCAGCAGCCGCTCGTTCGCGGGGGGATGATCAAGTCCGGGCCGCCGCCGCTCTCCGGGTGGACGCAGTCGCGCTTTCTGCCGATGCTGCCCAAGAAGGCATTCCGTGATCGGTGGGCAGAGCTGCAGCAGGAGCTGGCTGCCAGCAGGAGCAGCGGCGCTGACGGAAGCGTGAGCAACCAGGAGGGCACAGGTGCCGGTAAGAAAGGGGGCGCGTC contains:
- a CDS encoding (Fe-S)-binding protein; this translates as MRVSLFITCLTDQMFPEVGESIVRILHDYGCEVDFPEGQTCCGQMAFNSGYQDEAREVAKTLIRAFEHSEYVVSPSGSCNGMIHHYYPHLFKDDPVWEPKVQALIHKTYEFSQFLVQVLRVTDLGATFPHKVTYHPSCHATRLLGIQEEPLQLLAHVKGAEFVELPAKEDCCGFGGTFSVKMSDMSEAMVCEKAANICSTGAEVLVGSDMGCLMSIGGRLNKEGRPIRVMHLAQLLEEGRKA
- a CDS encoding LutB/LldF family L-lactate oxidation iron-sulfur protein → MSAGGHGSALDERIGSGLKERTRQALGDEYLRKAVAYTTNKLKTGRLQAMDMFGDWEAWRERGRAIREHTINHLDYYLSQFADNVTKRGGNVYFCGGASDAVSTFMEIAGKHQAKLVAKGKSMVSEEIHLNHHLEHHEMEAIETDLGEYILQLAKETPSHLIIPAIHKNKQQIATLFTEASGQHFEPETKVLAEYARKKLRNYFLEADIGLTGCNFGVAETGSITLVENEGNGRMVSTVPKVHVVVMGMERLVPTMEDLEVVLNMLARSATGQKLTTYTSLITGPRRPEDLDGPEELHVIILDNGRSQQLGDPIFQEVLHCIRCAACLNVCPVYRHVGGHTYGTTYSGPIGAVLTPLIQQDMKEAGTLSYASSLCGACYEACPMKIPLHDMLVHLRHRKVKMKLTSLPERIAFKSYQTVFGNITLFKLATKIGYYLQQPLVRGGMIKSGPPPLSGWTQSRFLPMLPKKAFRDRWAELQQELAASRSSGADGSVSNQEGTGAGKKGGASR